In a genomic window of Punica granatum isolate Tunisia-2019 chromosome 6, ASM765513v2, whole genome shotgun sequence:
- the LOC116211269 gene encoding origin of replication complex subunit 1A-like, producing the protein MAETPQRRQSPRKPKLATPKLTPKPSPSPFPVPPETPATATPLRRSARRSSLSFKDIALKTQADVKSTGDSSKKSRRNAKETEISKTPSNPISAGNDGTQETSNSARKLRRRIEKELEEAPIAPVSPEQSESRKRKKGGNEPVHVVTRARASRGSEDGAKKRGRDAPKKKVYYKVVVYDGGEFGVGDDVYVKRREYASSDDEDPEVEDCRICFKTGDIMIECEDCLGGFHLKCLKPPLKEVPEGEWACKFCEAKKSGKEVELPKPPEGKKRVRTAREKLLSSDLWAARIESLWREVNGTYWCRVRWYIIPEETAAGRQLHNLRREIYRTNHFSDIEMECVLRHCFVKNPKEYGKADYEGDDVFMCEYEYDIHWHSFKCIAEIDNDEENGGKAGSDEDWNLPSNADPESDEDMDFDEEREKGLRLRSLTGEFAANSRKGKFFGLQKIGTKQIPEHVRCHKQTELERAKSTLLLATLPKSLPCRNKEMDEITSFIKGAICEDQCLGRCLYIHGVPGTGKTMTVLAVMRNLKSEVDAGSIKPYCFVDINGLKLASPENIYRVIYEALTGHRVSWKKALQLLNERFSDGKKNGKEDNRPCILLIDELDLLVTRNQLVLYNILDWPTKSNSKLIVIGIANTMDLPEKLLPRISSRMGIQRLCFGPYNYLQLQEIISTRLKGIDAFEKQAIEFASRKVAAISGDARRALEICRRAAEVADYCMKTSSKSVSSGGKALVGMVDVETAIQEMFQAPHIQVMKSGSKLSKILLTAMVHELYKTGMGETTFEKLATTVSCLCASNGETFPGWDTLLRVGCMLGECRIILCEPGSRHRLQKLQLNFPSDDVTFALKDSKELPWLAKYL; encoded by the exons ATGGCAGAAACCCCACAGAGGAGACAATCGCCGAGGAAACCGAAGCTTGCGACGCCAAAGCTCACTCCTAAACCGTCCCCTTCTCCGTTTCCGGTCCCTCCTGAAACCCCAGCAACTGCAACCCCGCTTCGCCGATCTGCCCGCCGGTCGTCTCTTTCATTTAAGGATATTGCATTGAAGACGCAAGCCGATGTGAAATCCACAGGGGACTCGTCGAAAAAGTCCCGGAGAAATGCTAAGGAAACGGAAATTAGTAAAACCCCCAGTAATCCCATTTCTGCGGGAAATGACGGAACCCAGGAGACGAGTAATTCAGCGAGGAAGTTAAGGCGTAGAATTGAGAAAGAGTTGGAGGAGGCTCCAATTGCTCCGGTATCACCGGAGCAATCAGAGAGTCGGAAGAggaaaaaagggggaaatgAGCCAGTGCACGTGGTCACAAGAGCCAGGGCTTCAAGGGGTTCGGAGGATGGGGCGAAGAAGAGAGGCCGTGATGCTCCGAAGAAGAAGGTTTACTACAAGGTAGTAGTGTACGATGGAGGTGAATTTGGAGTAGGAGATGATGTGTATGTCAAGAGGAGAGAATATGCGAGCTCGGATGATGAGGACCCCGAGGTGGAGGACTGTAGGATTTGCTTCAAAACTGGGGATATCATGATCGAGTGCGAGGATTGCTTAGGTGGGTTTCACTTGAAATGCTTGAAGCCACCGTTGAAGGAAGTACCTGAAGGGGAGTGGGCATGCAAGTTTTGCGAGGCAAAGAAATCAGGTAAGGAGGTTGAGCTTCCGAAGCCACCCGAAGGGAAGAAAAGGGTCAGGACTGCCAGGGAGAAGCTTCTTTCTAGTGATCTCTGGGCAGCCCGAATCGAGAG TTTGTGGAGAGAAGTCAATGGTACTTACTGGTGTCGAGTTCGGTGGTACATAATTCCTGAAGAGACTGCCGCTGGAAGGCAGCTGCATAACCTGAGGAGGGAAATATATCGAACGAATCATTTTTCTGATATTGAG atgGAATGTGTCCTTAGACACTGCTTTGTCAAGAATCCTAAAGAATATGGCAAGGCTGACTATGAAGGCGATGATGTCTTTATGTGCGAGTATGAATATGACATACACTGGCACAGTTTCAAGTGTATCGCTGAGATTGACAATGATGAAGAG AATGGCGGAAAAGCTGGCAGTGATGAAGATTGGAACTTGCCAAGTAATGCTGATCCAGAGTCTGACGAAGATATGGACTTCGatgaagaaagagaaaagggTTTGCGGTTAAGATCATTGACTGGTGAATTTGCTGCA AATTCAAGGAAAGGGAAGTTCTTTGGACTCCAAAAAATAGGCACAAAGCAGATTCCAGAGCATGTGCGCTGCCACAAGCAGACTGAACTCGAAAGAGCAAAATCCACACTTCTACTGGCAACTTTACCTAAATCTTTACCCTGCAGGAATAA AGAAATGGACGAGATTACTTCCTTTATAAAAGGAGCCATCTGCGAAGATCAATGTTTGGGACGTTGCCTATATATACATGGTGTTCCAGGAACTGGCAAG ACGATGACTGTACTTGCAGTAATGAGGAATCTGAAGTCCGAAGTTGATGCTGGTAGCATTAAACCGTACTGTTTCGTGGACATTAATGGTCTTAAGCTGGCATCACCAGAGAATATCTATAGG GTTATTTATGAGGCATTAACTGGACATAGAGTTAGCTGGAAAAAGGCCCTTCAACTTCTCAATGAGCGTTTTTcagatggaaagaaaaatggcAAAGAGGATAATCGGCCTTGCATTCTACTGATTGATGAACTTGATCTGCTTGTAACCAGAAATCAGTTG GTTCTTTATAACATTCTTGATTGGCCTACTAAATCCAATTCCAAATTGATTGTAATAG GTATAGCAAACACTATGGACCTTCCAGAGAAGCTACTTCCGCGTATATCAAGTAGGATGGGCATCCAAAGACTTTGTTTTGGTCCTTATAATTATCTGCAGCTTCAAGAAATCATATCCACTCGCCTCAAAGGAATTGATGCATTTGAAAAGCAAGCCATAGAATTTGCTTCCAGGAAG GTTGCAGCTATCTCAGGAGATGCACGTCGTGCTTTGGAGATATGTAGACGTGCAGCAGAAGTTGCGGATTATTGTATGAAGACTTCCTCCAAGTCTGTTTCTTCAGGAG GGAAAGCTCTTGTTGGTATGGTGGACGTTGAGACGGCCATTCAGGAAATGTTCCAAGCTCCTCATATTCAA GTAATGAAATCTGGCTCCAAACTTAGTAAAATCTTACTGACGGCAATGGTTCATGAGCTGTACAAAACAGGGATGGGTGAAACAACCTTTGAGAAG TTGGCAACAACAGTTTCATGTCTCTGTGCAAGCAATGGAGAAACTTTTCCCGGATGGGACACACTCTTGAGAGTTGG CTGCATGCTGGGTGAATGCAGAATCATCTTATGTGAACCTGGGTCGAGGCACCGGCTACAAAAGTTGCAGCTCAATTTCCCTAG TGATGATGTCACATTTGCACTTAAGGACAGCAAGGAACTGCCTTGGCTCGCCAAGTACCTGTGA
- the LOC116210509 gene encoding uncharacterized protein LOC116210509: protein MSALHLFSLHGSSSAFPNLPIASPQCSPSSASLPLLRLVSPPVIFPSLTSSAGKYPNQTCHTVSCADSEAPEIETSAGAEEEEPELEDFYDDGEAPEESDDEGAYSIDFEALEREAKDAAREYSRSLSGELKIEDEAFDKKERGGKRNKRATLKRNTIPDNLLSRVAIVGRPNVGKSALFNRLVGGNKAIVVDEPGVTRDRLYGRSFWGEHEFMAVDTGGVLTISTSQDDLMEDLAITTTIGMDGIPLATREAAVARMPSMIERQAAMAVEESFVIIFLVDGQAGLTAADVEIADWLRKNYSHKNIILAVNKCESPRRGIMQAAEFWSLGFTPLPVSAISGTGTGELLDIVCAGLEKIMEPENFDDEENYIPSIAIVGRPNVGKSSILNALVGEDRTIVSPISGTTRDAIDTEFTGPDGQKFRLIDTAGIRRRAAVASSGSTTEALSVNRAFRAIRRSDVVALVIEAMACTTEQDYRIAERIEAEGKGCLIVVNKWDTIPNKNQQTATYYEQDVREKLRILHWAPIIYSTAIVGHSVEKIIVAAAAVEKERSRRLSTATLNQVVQEAVAFKAPPRTRGGKRGRVYYCTQAAVRPPTFVFFVNDAKLFPETYRRYMEKQLRADAGFSGTPIRLLWRSRRKMEKDGKASANAQRDVAARDRTLAIAA, encoded by the exons ATGTCAGCTCTTCATCTCTTCTCTCTCCATGGCTCCTCCTCCGCCTTCCCGAACCTTCCCATCGCTTCACCTCAATGCTCTCCATCCTCCGCCTCGCTTCCTCTCCTCCGCTTAGTCTCACCTCCCGTCATCTTCCCCTCCCTCACCAGCTCCGCCGGAAAATATCCAAACCAAACCTGCCATACAGTGAGCTGTGCGGATAGCGAAGCTCCCGAAATTGAAACCAGTGCTGGTGCAGAAGAAGAGGAACCGGAATTGGAAGATTTCTATGACGACGGAGAGGCACCTGAGGAGAGCGATGACGAGGGGGCTTACTCTATCGACTTCGAGGCTCTCGAGCGGGAAGCAAAAGATGCTGCACGGGAGtactctcgctctctctccgGTGAACTCAAGATCG AAGATGAGGCCTTTGATAAAAAAGAACGTGGTGGAAAGAGAAATAAGCGTGCAACCTTGAAAAGGAATACA ATACCCGACAATCTTCTCTCAAGGGTTGCTATTGTTGGAAGGCCAAATGTTGGTAAATCAGCATTGTTTAATCGTCTTGTTGGG gGAAACAAAGCTATTGTTGTGGATGAACCTGGGGTCACAAGGGATCGTTTGTATGGTAGATCCTTTTGGGGAGAACATGAATTTATGGCGGTGGATACTGGAGGCGTTCTCACAATTTCGACATCACAAGATGATCTCATGGAAGACCTGGCTATTACAACTACTATAGGTATGGATGGGATACCACTTGCGACAAGGGAAGCAGCTGTTGCAAGGATGCCCTCCATGATTGAGAGACAAGCTGCTATGGCTGTGGAAGAATCATTTGTCATTATATTCCTCGTTGATGGCCAG GCTGGTCTAACAGCTGCTGATGTGGAAATAGCTGACTGGTTGCGGAAGAATTACTCCCACAAGAACATCATACTTGCGGTGAACAAGTGTGAATCTCCACGAAGAGGAATAATGCAGGCAGCTGAGTTTTGGTCATTAGG GTTTACACCACTTCCGGTTTCGGCTATTTCTGGAACTGGGACTGGTGAGCTTCTTGATATTGTTTGTGCCGGACTCGAGAAGATTATG GAACCAGAGAATTTTGATGATGAAGAGAACTATATTCCATCAATTGCTATTGTTGGCCGTCCAAATGTTGGTAAAAGTAGCATACTGAATGCGTTGGTTGGAGAGGACAGAACAATTGTTAGTCCAATCAGTGGAACTACACGGGATGCTATTGATACCGAATTTACTGGACCAGACGGACAG AAGTTCCGGCTGATTGACACAGCTGGAATCAGAAGAAGGGCAGCTGTGGCATCATCAGGAAGTACAACAGAGGCTTTATCAGTGAATAGAGCATTCCGTGCCATCCGGCGTTCTGATGTTGTTGCTCTTGTCATTGAGGCAATGGCTTGCACTACAGAACAG GATTACAGGATTGCTGAGAGGATAGAAGCAGAAGGGAAGGGCTGCTTAATCGTTGTTAACAAGTGGGACACTATACCGAATAAAAATCAGCAAACTGCGACATACTACGAGCAAGATGTTAGAGAGAAACTCCGTATTCTCCACTGGGCACCTATCATCTATTCAACTGCAATAGTTGGTCATAGCGTTGAAAA GATCATTGTAGCTGCTGCAGCAGTTGAAAAGGAGAGATCAAGAAGGCTGAGCACTGCAACACTGAACCAAGTGGTGCAGGAGGCTGTAGCTTTTAAAGCACCTCCAAGAACCCGTGGTGGCAAGAGAGGGCGTGTTTACTATTGCACTCAG GCAGCTGTGCGCCCACCTACATTTGTTTTCTTCGTGAATGATGCAAAACTTTTCCCCGAGACATATCGTCGTTACATGGAGAAGCAACTCCGAGCAGATGCTGGATTTTCGGGCACTCCTATTCGGCTTCTGTGGCGAAGCaggagaaaaatggaaaaagatg GTAAGGCATCGGCAAATGCCCAAAGGGATGTTGCAGCTCGTGACAGAACATTGGCGATAGCTGCATGA
- the LOC116210511 gene encoding aldehyde dehydrogenase family 3 member F1-like, with protein sequence MIWRAQPIIGIKTGGWKRREEGYIQRLYDKNQAANNFAHIITHHLVVRRQKMVDLEKELAAMREYYSSGNTRDASWRRAQLRGLLLLLHENQTEIFNVLKQDLGKHPAEAYRDEIGSTIKSINYALDNLKGWMSSEKAKLPKVALLTTAAIVPEPLGLVLVISSWNFPIGLSIEPLIGAIAAGNSMVLKPSELAPSCSSFLAQKIPAYLDSNGIKVIEGGPTVGEQLLQQKWDKIFFTGSAGVGRIVMAAAAKHLTPVTLELGGKCPAIVDFLSSSWDIEVAVERVLGAKFSACAGQACIGIDYILVEKKFYPTLVELIKIKLKTMFGENPRDSHSVARIINRHHFLRLKCLLDDPNVRASIVHTKKSQEVYIEPTILVDPPLESMIMEDEIFGPLLPIITLQKIEDSIEFIRSRPKPLSLYAFTNDRSLRKRIISETSSGSVVFNDALIQYLADTLPFGGIGDSGIGRYHGKFSFDEFTHYKAVAWRSFLVDFWFRFPPWNDHKLQLFRHCYEYDYLGVILTVLRLKKPKPSSAS encoded by the exons ATGATATGGCGAGCCCAACCGATCATTGGAATTAAGACGGGTGGTtggaagagaagggaagaaGGATATATACAGCGCCTTTATGATAAAAACCAGGCAGCAAACAATTTCGCACACATCATCACCCATCACCTCGTCGTACGGAGACAAAAAATGGTAGATTTGGAGAAAGAGTTGGCAGCAATGAGAGAGTACTACAGCAGCGGGAACACAAGGGATGCTTCTTGGAGGAGGGCCCAGCTCCGTGGtctgctcctcctccttcacGAGAACCAGACCGAGATCTTCAATGTCCTGAAGCAGGACTTGGGGAAGCACCCTGCCGAGGCTTACCGGGATGAG ATAGGAAGCACGataaaatccataaattatgCATTGGACAATTTGAAAGGATGGATGTCCAGCGAAAAG GCTAAACTACCGAAGGTGGCCTTATTAACGACTGCAGCGATAGTTCCCGAACCACTGGGGCTTGTCCTAGTCATCTCATCTTGGAACTTCCCCATTG GACTGTCCATTGAGCCACTCATAGGAGCGATTGCTGCAGGAAACTCGATGGTCTTGAAACCTTCAGAGTTGGCTCCTTCATGCTCTTCTTTCCTTGCCCAGAAGATACCTGCTTACTTAGACAGTAATGGGATCAAAGTCATAGAAGGCGGTCCAACCGTAGGCGAACAACTCTTGCAGCAGAAATGGGACAAGATCTTCTTCACAG GAAGTGCCGGAGTCGGAAGAATCGTGATGGCTGCTGCCGCGAAACATCTAACCCCCGTGACTCTGGAGTTAGGCGGAAAATGTCCTGCTATTGTTGATTTCCTGTCGAGCTCCTGGGATATAGAG GTGGCTGTTGAACGAGTTCTCGGGGCAAAGTTCAGTGCCTGTGCTGGGCAAGCATGCATAGGCATCGATTACATCCTCGTGGAGAAGAAATTCTACCCAACTTTG GTTGAACTAATAAAAATCAAGTTGAAGACGATGTTCGGTGAAAATCCTAGAGATTCGCACAGCGTTGCTAGAATTATAAACAGGCATCATTTCCTGAGATTGAAGTGTCTTTTAGATGATCCGAACGTCAGAGCTTCCATCGTCCACACCAAAAAGAGTCAAGAGGT GTATATCGAGCCAACGATCTTGGTAGATCCACCACTCGAGTCCATGATCATGGAGGATGAGATTTTCGGTCCATTACTCCCTATAATCACA TTGCAGAAGATTGAAGATAGCATCGAGTTCATAAGATCGAGGCCTaaacctctctctctttacGCATTCACCAATGATAGAAGCCTCAGGAAGAGGATAATATCGGAAACATCATCGGGAAGTGTGGTTTTCAACGACGCACTGATTCAG TATTTAGCTGATACTCTCCCGTTCGGAGGAATTGGAGACAGCGGGATAGGCAGGTACCATGGAAAGTTCTCTTTTGATGAATTCACCCACTACAAGGCGGTCGCTTGGAGAAGCTTCCTCGTCGACTTCTGGTTCCGGTTCCCTCCATGGAACGATCACAAGTTGCAGCTCTTCCGGCACTGTTACGAATATGACTATCTCGGAGTAATCCTCACTGTCCTACGACTCAAGAAGCCGAAGCCGAGCTCAGCCTCTTGA
- the LOC116210510 gene encoding pentatricopeptide repeat-containing protein At1g08070, chloroplastic-like, which yields MPPRPTFAALSWRQISQIRAHFIKSPQPHILNPLLGTLTSSAAPHSALHLYNLMIGLPAAHNHYTFTYALKACSFLQARHKGTEIHARVLKSGHWSDVFIQNSLLHFYFVHEDVVSADKVFETIDFPDVVSWTCVVSGLSRCGFEREAIDKFVVMDVKPNCSTLISVLSACCGLRELNYGRAIHGYVLRNWSEVTINLWNAILDLYAKCGFLVGARNLFVKMPERDVFSWTTIIGGYAILGCHEEAIKLFQEMLRVGPEPNEATIVNVLSACSSNGALASGEWVYTYLSSRPDFPLDGPVGNAQINMFVKCGDVDKAIHVYNKLESKDIITWSTITSGLAMNGRGNHALQLFSLMLVHGVSPDDITFIGLLSACSHSGLINQGLMLFEAMDRVYGVKAQMQHYACVVDMYGKAGLLEKAEAFIRAMPVEADGSVWGALLNACKIHGNEIMFERVRKRLVGSRSVSVGTLALLSNAYAGCERWEDANRVRDEMRLGGLKKMAGSSWVEVSPVINGDEVELTSASLG from the coding sequence ATGCCGCCAAGACCAACGTTCGCCGCCCTGAGCTGGAGGCAAATCTCCCAAATCCGCGCCCACTTCATTAAATCTCCGCAGCCCCACATCCTCAACCCCCTCCTCGGGACCCTGACGAGCTCCGCCGCCCCGCACAGCGCCCTCCACCTCTACAACCTCATGATCGGCCTCCCGGCCGCCCACAACCACTACACCTTCACGTACGCCCTCAAAGCTTGCTCCTTTCTCCAAGCTCGCCACAAGGGCACGGAGATCCACGCCCGCGTTCTGAAGTCAGGGCACTGGAGTGATGTCTTCATCCAGAACTCGCTGCTTCACTTCTACTTCGTCCACGAGGACGTCGTGTCAGCTGACAAGGTCTTCGAGACGATTGATTTCCCGGACGTGGTCTCGTGGACTTGCGTGGTTTCGGGCCTATCGAGATGTGGGTTTGAGAGGGAAGCCATTGATAAGTTTGTGGTCATGGACGTGAAGCCGAATTGCTCCACTCTTATCAGTGTCTTGTCTGCTTGTTGTGGTCTGAGGGAGCTTAACTACGGCAGGGCAATTCATGGTTATGTTTTGAGGAATTGGAGCGAGGTGACTATCAATCTTTGGAATGCAATCTTGGACCTCTATGCGAAATGCGGGTTTCTCGTAGGTGCACGGAACCTGTTTGTGAAGATGCCTGAGAGAGATGTCTTTTCTTGGACCACCATCATCGGAGGTTATGCGATATTGGGGTGCCATGAAGAAGCGATCAAGCTGTTCCAGGAAATGTTACGGGTCGGTCCCGAGCCCAATGAGGCCACGATTGTTAACGTGCTCTCTGCTTGCTCTTCGAACGGGGCATTGGCCTCTGGTGAGTGGGTATACACTTACTTGAGTTCCCGGCCTGATTTTCCACTGGACGGTCCCGTGGGCAATGCCCAGATCAACATGTTCGTCAAGTGCGGCGACGTGGATAAGGCAATTCATGTTTATAATAAGCTTGAGAGCAAGGATATAATAACATGGAGCACCATTACCAGTGGACTTGCCATGAATGGCCGTGGAAATCACGCATTGCAGCTTTTCTCCCTCATGCTGGTCCATGGGGTCTCCCCTGACGACATAACATTTATCGGGCTGTTATCTGCTTGTAGCCACTCTGGTCTGATCAATCAAGGGCTCATGCTGTTCGAAGCCATGGATCGGGTTTATGGGGTTAAGGCCCAGATGCAGCACTATGCATGTGTGGTCGATATGTATGGGAAAGCGGGGCTTCTTGAGAAAGCTGAGGCCTTCATCAGGGCCATGCCGGTGGAGGCTGATGGGTCGGTTTGGGGAGCTTTGCTAAATGCCTGCAAGATTCATGGGAATGAGATCATGTTCGAGAGAGTCAGAAAGAGGCTTGTAGGGAGTAGAAGCGTAAGTGTTGGGACTCTGGCTTTACTATCGAATGCTTATGCTGGTTGCGAGAGATGGGAGGACGCTAACAGGGTCAGGGATGAAATGAGGCTGGGGGGGTTGAAGAAGATGGCAGGATCCAGTTGGGTTGAAGTCAGCCCAGTGATCAACGGGGATGAGGTGGAGCTAACTTCTGCATCTTTGGGGTAA
- the LOC116211259 gene encoding dicarboxylate transporter 1, chloroplastic — protein MASMALTSSCSLGFSPLRSRSVKRHLTAAASTSSVRSAPPRPRRLKSSSAISTSSSRFLSPLPALSPRSRSPSLTVKAEATAAASPGAPSSPPAKPWQGAAMKPLLASIATGVILWFVPVPSGVSRNAWQLLAIFLATIVGIITQPLPLGAVALLGLGAAVLTKTLTFSAAFSAFGDPIPWLIALAFFFARGFIKTGLGNRIAYQFVKLFGSSSLGLGYSLVFSEALLAPAIPSVSARAGGIFLPLVKSLCVACGSNVGDGTENKLGSWLMLTCFQTSVISSSMFLTAMAANPLSANLAYNAIKQTIGWTDWAKAAIVPGFISLLVVPLLLYIIYPPTVKSSPDAPKLATERLEKMGPMSTNEKIMAGTLLLTVGLWIFGSVLNVDAVTAAILGLSVLLITGVVTWKECLSEAVAWDTLTWFAALIAMAGYLNKYGLISWFSQTVVKFVGGLGLSWQLSFGILVLLYFYSHYFFASGAAHIGAMFTAFLSVASALGTPPYLGAMVLAFLSNLMGGLTHYGIGSAPVFYGANYVPLAQWWGYGFLISIVNIIIWLGVGGVWWKFIGLW, from the exons ATGGCGTCCATGGCCCTGACTTCGTCCTGCTCTCTCGGCTTCAGCCCCCTCAGATCGCGCTCCGTGAAGCGCCACCTGACGGCCGCTGCCTCCACCAGCAGCGTCAGATCCGCTCCTCCCCGTCCGCGTCGGCTCAAATCCAGCTCCGCCATCTCCACCTCCTCATCGAggtttctctctcctctccctgCGCTCTCTCCCAGATCAAGATCCCCCAGCCTCACCGTCAAGGCAGAGGCGACGGCGGCTGCTTCCCCCGGCGCGCCCTCCTCTCCTCCGGCTAAGCCATGGCAGGGCGCCGCCATGAAGCCCCTCCTCGCCTCGATCGCCACCGGAGTCATCCTCTGGTTCGTACCTGTCCCCTCTGGCGTGTCGAGGAACGCGTGGCAGCTGCTCGCCATCTTCTTGGCGACAATCGTCGGGATCATCACTCAGCCTCTGCCTCTTGGTGCCGTGGCTCTGCTGGGCCTTGGAGCGGCTGTTCTCACGAAAACGCTAACTTTCTCCGCAGCATTCTCTGCCTTCGGGGACCCGATCCCGTGGCTGATTGCTCTCGCCTTCTTCTTTGCCCGTGGATTCATCAAGACTGGTCTGGGTAACAGGATCGCCTACCAGTTCGTCAAACTGTTCGGTAGCTCGTCGTTGGGGTTAGGCTACAGCTTAGTGTTCAGCGAGGCGCTCTTAGCTCCCGCGATTCCTTCGGTCTCTGCCCGAGCCGGAGGAATTTTCCTTCCTCTGGTCAAATCCCTCTGTGTCGCGTGCGGCTCGAATGTTGGGGACGGCACCGAGAACAAGCTTGGGTCTTGGCTGATGCTGACTTGCTTCCAGACCTCTGTGATTTCGTCGTCCATGTTCTTGACTGCAATGGCAGCAAATCCTCTTAGTGCGAATTTGGCGTACAATGCAATTAAACAGACCATTGGGTGGACTGATTGGGCTAAGGCGGCAATAGTCCCGGGTTTCATATCCTTGCTCGTAGTGCCATTGCTGCTTTATATTATTTACCCACCAACTGTGAAAAGCAGCCCGGATGCGCCAAAGCTTGCGACGGAGAGGCTGGAGAAGATGGGGCCCATGAGTACAAATGAGAAGATCATGGCGGGGACCCTGCTTCTGACG GTTGGTCTATGGATCTTCGGGAGTGTGCTCAATGTTGATGCCGTTACTGCTGCCATTCTTGGACTATCCGTTCTGCTCATCACTGGTGTGGTCACATGGAAGGAATGCTTGTCTGAGGCTGTTGCCTGGGACACACTCACATGGTTTGCCGCACTCATTGCTATGGCTGGTTACCTAAACAAATATGGCCTCATCTCTTGGTTCAGTCAGACTGTGGTTAAG TTCGTTGGTGGGCTGGGTCTCTCATGGCAACTTTCCTTCGGGATCCTGGTCCTCCTCTACTTCTACTCTCACTACTTCTTTGCTAGTGGGGCTGCCCACATTGGAGCTATGTTTACAGCCTTCTTGTCAGTCGCCAGTGCTCTTGGGACTCCTCCATATTTAGGTGCAATGGTCCTCGCTTTCCTCTCCAACCTCATGGGCGGCCTCACCCACTACGGTATTGGATCAGCTCCTGTGTTCTATGGTGCCAATTATGTCCCCCTCGCCCAATGGTGGGGCTATGGCTTCCTCATCTCCATCGTCAATATTATTATCTGGCTCGGGGTCGGAGGCGTTTGGTGGAAGTTCATCGGTCTGTGGTGA